A stretch of the Uranotaenia lowii strain MFRU-FL chromosome 3, ASM2978415v1, whole genome shotgun sequence genome encodes the following:
- the LOC129753752 gene encoding polysialic acid O-acetyltransferase-like, which produces MSGQHPMSSVILPSLGLAKTPVWGFGDNINPTQDPTQDPTQDPTQDPRPKTQDPRTKTQDPRTKTHDPRPKTQDPRPKTLDLRPKSKTQDPRPKNKDPTQDPRPKTQDPKPKTQDPKPKTQDPRLKTQDQRPKTQDPRLKIQDLRSKIQDSRPNTQDSRFKTQYPRP; this is translated from the exons atgtctggtcaacatcCGATGTCGTCAGTGATATTGCCGTCGCTGGGGTTAgcgaaaactccggtttgggggtTCGGCGACAATATAA ACCCGACTCAAGACCCGACTCAAGACCCGACTCAAGACCCGACTcaagacccaagacccaagacccaagacccTAGAAccaagacccaagacccaagaACCAAGACCCACGACCCAAGACCAAAaacccaagacccaagacccaagacccTAGACCTGAGGCCCAAATCCAAGACCCAAGACCCGAGACCCAAGAACAAAGACCCAACTcaagacccaagacccaagacTCAAGACCCAAAACCCAAGACCCAGGACCCAAaacccaagacccaagacccaagacTCAAGACCCAAGACCAAAGACCGaagacccaagacccaagacTTAAGATCCAAGACCTAAGATCCAAGATCCAAGACTCACGACCCAACACCCAAGACTCAAGATTCAAGACCCAATACCCAAGACCCTAg